The following are from one region of the Thermosinus carboxydivorans Nor1 genome:
- the gmd gene encoding GDP-mannose 4,6-dehydratase, translating into MKKALITGITGQDGAYLAEFLLKKGYEVHGVKRRVSLFNTARIEQLYRDPHEKAVNFFLHYGDLTDAANLIRIMQEVQPDEVYNLAAQSHVKVSFEMPEYTVSSDAIGTLRLLEAIRILGLTEKVRFYQASTSELFGKVQEVPQRETTPFYPSSPYAAAKLYAYWITVNYREAYNIFACNGILFNHESPLRGETFVTRKITRGVARIKLGLEDTLYLGNLNARRDWGFAGDYVEAMWLMLQQDRPDDYVIATGESHSVREFVELAFANVGIKIEWRGAGLDEIGVDSATGQVLVRVDPRYFRPTEVDLLLGDAAKAKAKLGWTPKVTFPELVKMMVQADLEQANRDVLCRSHGFPISSYAE; encoded by the coding sequence ATGAAAAAAGCGCTAATTACCGGGATTACTGGCCAAGATGGGGCGTATCTGGCGGAATTTTTACTAAAAAAGGGGTACGAGGTCCACGGCGTCAAACGGCGGGTTTCGCTGTTCAATACCGCGCGGATTGAACAATTGTACCGGGACCCGCATGAAAAGGCTGTAAATTTTTTCCTGCATTACGGCGATTTGACCGACGCCGCCAATCTTATCCGAATTATGCAGGAGGTGCAGCCTGACGAAGTCTATAATCTGGCGGCCCAAAGTCATGTAAAAGTTTCCTTTGAAATGCCGGAATACACGGTCAGCAGCGATGCTATCGGGACGCTGCGGCTGTTAGAAGCTATCCGCATCCTTGGCCTGACGGAGAAAGTGCGCTTTTATCAGGCCTCGACCAGTGAACTATTCGGCAAAGTTCAGGAAGTGCCGCAGCGGGAAACCACTCCCTTTTACCCCAGCAGCCCCTACGCCGCCGCCAAGTTGTATGCCTACTGGATTACCGTCAATTACCGGGAAGCATATAACATCTTTGCCTGTAACGGCATTTTGTTTAATCATGAATCGCCGCTTAGGGGCGAAACCTTTGTTACCCGCAAGATTACGCGGGGTGTGGCCCGCATCAAACTGGGACTAGAGGACACGTTGTATCTAGGCAACTTAAACGCCAGGCGCGACTGGGGGTTTGCCGGCGATTACGTGGAAGCCATGTGGCTGATGCTGCAGCAAGACCGCCCCGACGACTACGTCATTGCCACCGGCGAAAGCCATTCCGTCCGCGAATTCGTCGAGCTGGCTTTTGCCAATGTCGGCATTAAGATTGAGTGGCGCGGCGCCGGCCTTGACGAAATAGGGGTGGACAGTGCTACCGGTCAGGTGCTGGTTAGAGTCGACCCCCGCTATTTCCGGCCCACGGAAGTTGACCTATTGCTGGGTGACGCAGCCAAAGCCAAGGCCAAGCTAGGATGGACGCCGAAAGTTACCTTTCCCGAACTGGTAAAAATGATGGTGCAGGCCGACCTAGAGCAGGCCAACCGGGACGTTTTATGCCGCAGCCATGGTTTTCCAATCAGTAGTTATGCGGAATAA
- a CDS encoding glycosyltransferase, translating into MGMLKHLRVGIPVVGGKGWLGGVLHMELHVKAVTSLPREERPRLFLVITGDTLDGFACYRPFAALFDGLIFMGADIGAASAATGLPLIHCANWDDLFYRIDFLFPVSFNVLPGRCAASWIHDFQHKYLPGFFSDQDIALRDELCRRIADQARLVFCSSRAVERDFWRFFPQSKAVTRVLSLRVAPEAEWYAGDPAAVQAKYRLPDRFVLCCNQFWVHKNHRLLFAAIALLRQAGQEVQLVCTGLPDDFRHPGYLQELERYINELGVTDLIHILGQIPRHDQIQLIRRSLFVVQPSLFEGLSLIVEECRALGKPLILSDLDVHLEHEYGIYFKRTNVHDLAAKMAALLAVARPGPDAARETEARLQAEGLAAGYGQAFCRLVEEAVALFGKKLAPAR; encoded by the coding sequence ATGGGTATGCTAAAACATTTACGCGTTGGAATTCCGGTTGTGGGCGGAAAAGGCTGGCTTGGCGGCGTTTTGCATATGGAGCTGCATGTCAAGGCGGTAACTTCCCTGCCGCGCGAGGAGCGGCCCCGGCTTTTTCTGGTAATTACCGGTGATACCCTGGACGGTTTTGCCTGCTATCGCCCGTTCGCCGCCTTGTTTGACGGCCTTATTTTCATGGGGGCTGATATTGGCGCGGCGTCTGCCGCTACCGGTCTGCCGCTGATCCATTGCGCGAATTGGGACGATTTATTTTACCGGATCGATTTCCTGTTTCCCGTTAGCTTCAATGTTCTTCCCGGCCGGTGTGCGGCATCATGGATTCACGATTTTCAGCACAAATATTTGCCCGGTTTTTTTTCGGATCAGGACATTGCGCTGCGGGATGAATTATGCCGCCGGATTGCCGACCAGGCACGTTTGGTTTTTTGCAGCAGCCGAGCGGTTGAACGCGACTTTTGGCGCTTTTTCCCTCAGTCGAAAGCCGTGACCAGAGTGCTGTCCCTACGGGTAGCGCCGGAAGCAGAGTGGTATGCTGGCGACCCGGCGGCGGTTCAGGCGAAATACCGCTTGCCGGACCGTTTTGTCCTTTGCTGCAACCAGTTCTGGGTCCACAAAAATCACCGGCTATTGTTTGCAGCAATCGCCCTTTTGCGCCAGGCCGGGCAGGAGGTTCAGCTGGTTTGCACCGGATTGCCCGATGATTTCCGCCATCCGGGCTATCTGCAAGAATTAGAACGCTATATTAACGAGCTGGGCGTCACCGATTTAATCCACATTTTGGGGCAAATACCCCGGCACGACCAAATTCAGCTTATCCGGCGTAGCCTGTTTGTCGTGCAGCCCTCGTTGTTTGAGGGGTTAAGCCTTATCGTTGAGGAGTGCCGGGCCTTAGGCAAGCCCCTTATCCTGTCCGATCTAGATGTCCATCTGGAACATGAATACGGCATTTATTTTAAACGCACCAATGTCCATGACCTGGCTGCCAAAATGGCCGCGCTACTGGCAGTCGCCCGGCCTGGTCCGGACGCTGCGCGGGAAACCGAGGCTAGGCTGCAGGCGGAAGGTTTAGCCGCTGGTTACGGTCAAGCATTCTGTCGGCTGGTTGAAGAGGCAGTGGCGCTTTTTGGGAAAAAGTTGGCGCCAGCGAGATAA
- a CDS encoding IS1182 family transposase produces the protein MYIRQKPLFSFDTLMQYQPKTRLAMVFESIDLHPLLKTLPIKSIRGPKGYSSAALIKAFLAMRLCSIPTVTLLVERLKTDLVFRYECGFSLEQPVPSLATFSRFFQKIAETDSLQVLFSALVDTAIQDKVISGEVVAIDASAIDSYEKPVPKKELNSNGDSATWGAKLDTHGNQHVWFGYKLHLAVDTKSELPIAVKVTPANRNDVTQAIPLMDEIKHQPKYYCMDMGYDAKDVYQAAYERQAQAIIPLNRRKEKLPPEGMDENRTPTCSMGYPMVYWGCEREKGILKFRCPHVCGKVNCPNGSAWCSPSNYGLVIKKKVEDDPRSFCTPHRGTREWEKLYAERTSVERAFSRLKEQLGANTVRVQGIKKVTAHLMLCCIALLAGTIAVNRQIHQQKAA, from the coding sequence ATGTATATTCGGCAAAAACCCTTATTTTCCTTCGATACTCTTATGCAATATCAACCCAAAACTCGTCTGGCGATGGTTTTTGAAAGTATTGATCTTCACCCCTTGTTAAAGACTTTACCAATAAAATCTATCCGCGGCCCTAAAGGATATAGTTCAGCCGCATTAATAAAAGCCTTTCTTGCAATGAGGTTATGTTCCATTCCTACCGTCACATTACTGGTCGAGCGCTTAAAAACTGACTTGGTTTTTCGCTACGAATGCGGCTTTTCACTAGAGCAGCCTGTACCATCATTAGCTACATTTAGTCGTTTCTTTCAAAAGATAGCTGAGACAGATAGCCTACAAGTGCTATTCTCTGCTTTGGTAGATACCGCCATTCAAGACAAGGTCATATCTGGTGAAGTTGTTGCAATCGATGCCAGCGCCATCGACTCTTATGAAAAACCTGTTCCTAAAAAGGAGCTAAATAGCAATGGCGACAGTGCTACCTGGGGTGCTAAGCTAGATACCCATGGTAATCAACATGTATGGTTTGGCTATAAACTACACCTGGCAGTTGACACCAAAAGCGAATTACCTATAGCCGTCAAAGTCACTCCTGCCAATCGGAACGATGTCACACAGGCTATCCCTTTAATGGATGAAATCAAGCACCAGCCAAAGTACTACTGCATGGATATGGGCTATGATGCCAAAGATGTTTATCAAGCCGCATATGAGCGCCAAGCACAAGCCATTATCCCTCTCAATCGCCGGAAAGAAAAATTACCGCCCGAAGGAATGGACGAAAATCGTACTCCAACATGCTCCATGGGTTATCCGATGGTTTACTGGGGGTGTGAAAGAGAAAAAGGAATATTAAAGTTTCGGTGTCCCCATGTATGTGGCAAAGTTAATTGTCCTAACGGGAGTGCATGGTGTTCACCGTCTAACTATGGCCTGGTTATAAAGAAAAAAGTTGAAGATGATCCGCGCAGCTTCTGTACTCCTCATCGTGGCACACGGGAATGGGAAAAACTTTATGCGGAGCGAACATCGGTAGAACGAGCATTTTCCCGATTGAAGGAGCAGCTTGGAGCAAACACGGTTCGTGTACAGGGAATTAAAAAGGTTACAGCACATCTAATGCTTTGCTGCATTGCTTTACTGGCAGGAACAATAGCGGTTAATCGCCAGATACATCAGCAAAAAGCAGCCTAA
- a CDS encoding FAD-binding oxidoreductase — translation MASYNPVNEAVIAELKKIVGEKYVWTTPEKMEPYSHDEVTDPKYVKMPEAVVLPANAAEIAEIIKLANRERIPVVPRGAGTGLASAAVPFKGGIVLSLERMNKILEIDTINMFMVVEPGVTTEAVQKAANAAGYLYAGDPCSGDSSFIGGNVATNAGGNKAVKYGTTRRQIYGLEIVTPEGEIVTLGGKCMKDSTGYSLVNLIIGSEGTLGVITKIYLKLMPLPKEQIDLLAVFPDLTTAIGVVPKIMAAGITPTCVEFMDNETIKCCEEFLREKQPHSDNGYYIIIKLEGENEEQLEEQAATIDELCSENGAMAVLVADPAKIWKARKAFAEADRARSLVFSMEDIVVPMSEIPKAVEQIAAIGRKHGVTMHCAGHAADGNIHVNILKDKMSDEEWNRVLPAVQEELYTLVYSLGGKLSGEHGIGYKRVKLLERFASPVEIKMMKAIKQALDPNLILNPGKVIDI, via the coding sequence ATGGCCTCTTACAATCCGGTGAACGAGGCTGTAATTGCAGAGCTGAAAAAGATCGTCGGGGAGAAATATGTGTGGACCACCCCCGAGAAGATGGAGCCCTATTCCCACGACGAAGTAACCGACCCCAAATATGTGAAAATGCCGGAAGCAGTGGTCCTGCCGGCCAATGCGGCGGAAATCGCCGAAATTATTAAACTTGCCAACCGCGAACGCATACCCGTTGTCCCACGGGGCGCCGGCACCGGCCTGGCCAGTGCCGCCGTGCCATTCAAAGGCGGCATCGTCCTGTCGTTGGAGCGGATGAATAAAATTTTGGAAATTGATACCATTAATATGTTTATGGTCGTTGAACCAGGCGTAACCACCGAGGCGGTGCAAAAAGCGGCCAACGCCGCCGGTTATCTCTATGCCGGCGATCCGTGCAGCGGCGACAGTTCCTTCATCGGCGGCAATGTTGCCACCAATGCGGGCGGCAATAAGGCGGTCAAATACGGTACCACCCGCCGCCAGATATACGGTCTGGAGATTGTCACTCCCGAGGGGGAAATTGTCACCCTGGGCGGCAAATGCATGAAAGATTCCACCGGCTATAGTCTCGTCAACCTGATTATTGGCTCAGAAGGCACCCTGGGCGTCATTACCAAGATATATCTGAAGCTGATGCCGCTTCCCAAGGAACAGATTGACCTGCTGGCCGTATTCCCTGATCTTACGACCGCAATCGGGGTCGTACCAAAAATCATGGCCGCCGGTATCACGCCCACCTGCGTTGAGTTCATGGACAACGAAACCATCAAGTGCTGCGAGGAATTTTTGCGGGAAAAACAGCCCCACAGCGATAATGGCTATTATATTATCATTAAGCTGGAAGGCGAAAATGAAGAACAACTTGAAGAACAAGCGGCCACCATTGACGAACTGTGCAGCGAAAACGGCGCTATGGCCGTGCTGGTCGCCGACCCGGCGAAAATCTGGAAAGCGCGCAAGGCGTTCGCCGAGGCCGACCGCGCCCGCAGCCTAGTTTTCTCCATGGAAGACATTGTCGTTCCCATGAGCGAAATCCCCAAAGCTGTTGAGCAAATCGCCGCCATCGGCCGCAAACATGGCGTAACCATGCACTGCGCCGGCCATGCTGCTGACGGCAATATCCACGTCAATATCCTCAAAGATAAGATGAGCGATGAAGAATGGAACCGCGTTCTGCCGGCCGTCCAGGAAGAACTGTATACGCTGGTTTACAGCTTAGGCGGTAAACTGTCCGGTGAACACGGCATCGGCTACAAGCGGGTCAAATTGCTTGAAAGGTTTGCTAGCCCGGTAGAAATCAAGATGATGAAAGCGATTAAGCAAGCGCTCGACCCCAACCTCATCCTCAATCCCGGCAAAGTTATTGACATTTAA
- a CDS encoding APC family permease, which translates to MMREIRRLLIGRPLHNQELSHEKLPKWKALAIFSSDALSSVGYGPEQIMLMLAVPGVLAYGYIGPVAFAILVLLAIVTVSYVQVAKANPGGGGSYSVAITNLGELPALTAAAALFADYSLTVAVSISSGTEAIVSAFPQLVPHALTIDLAVLFGILMLINLRGVRESSNVFVFPTYAFILGMLGLIAAGVYQAFTQPAPLIPPASAAKQWDWAVAFLILRAFASGCSSMTGIEAISNGVPMFKKPEIRNATITTYWMSAILAVMFAGISFLIMHYHIMPVPDVTALSQVAELTFGRNWAYYYVQFTTMLVLYLAANTAYNGLPPLLSILAKDGYMPRYLGARGERLSFSNGIILLSVIAGLLITIFHGNTEHLISLYAIGVFLSFTIAQVGMVVYWRREKSKGWTRRAILNGVGAIVTGTVVLVIAITKFFYGAWLVLIFIPTMIYIFKKVRHHYNDMSEQLQLPPEYTNPASLQHPQAKNLIIVPVASITRVVAQSLQYAKTLSPDILAVHIATDDETGRKFKEKWEKWNPDIRLVIIYSPYRLVIKPLLDYIEQLERTKAPSDFITVLIPEFETKKWWHRLLHNQTGWVLRTLLILKENVIVATIPYHLQK; encoded by the coding sequence ATGATGCGTGAAATCAGGCGTTTGCTAATTGGCAGACCGCTGCATAATCAAGAGCTTAGTCACGAAAAGCTTCCCAAATGGAAAGCTCTGGCAATTTTTTCATCTGATGCCCTCTCTTCGGTTGGTTATGGTCCAGAACAGATTATGCTGATGCTTGCGGTTCCGGGGGTATTAGCGTATGGCTATATCGGGCCGGTCGCCTTTGCTATCCTTGTCTTACTGGCTATTGTAACTGTTTCCTATGTACAGGTAGCCAAAGCTAACCCCGGCGGTGGCGGCTCCTACTCCGTAGCCATTACTAACCTTGGTGAGTTGCCGGCCTTAACGGCAGCAGCGGCTCTATTTGCCGACTATTCCCTTACTGTAGCAGTAAGTATTTCCTCGGGTACAGAAGCAATCGTATCTGCCTTTCCCCAGTTAGTCCCCCATGCCTTAACAATTGATTTAGCCGTGTTATTTGGTATATTGATGTTAATCAATCTGCGCGGCGTACGCGAATCATCCAATGTTTTTGTCTTTCCTACGTATGCTTTTATTCTGGGAATGTTAGGGCTTATTGCGGCAGGTGTTTATCAGGCGTTTACGCAGCCAGCGCCACTCATCCCGCCCGCATCTGCCGCTAAGCAATGGGACTGGGCAGTAGCCTTTCTGATCCTGCGAGCCTTTGCCTCTGGCTGCAGTTCTATGACCGGGATCGAAGCCATTTCCAACGGCGTACCCATGTTTAAAAAACCGGAAATCCGCAATGCAACAATCACAACTTATTGGATGTCGGCGATCCTTGCCGTCATGTTCGCCGGAATTTCCTTTTTGATTATGCATTATCACATCATGCCGGTGCCTGATGTTACGGCACTCTCGCAGGTGGCCGAGTTAACCTTCGGTCGCAATTGGGCGTATTACTATGTTCAATTTACCACCATGCTGGTACTATATCTGGCCGCCAACACGGCTTATAACGGCCTGCCGCCCTTACTCTCCATTTTAGCAAAGGATGGCTATATGCCCCGTTATCTTGGCGCCAGAGGCGAACGGCTCAGCTTTTCCAACGGAATAATTCTTCTCAGCGTCATAGCCGGCCTGCTAATCACTATTTTCCACGGCAACACCGAACATCTAATTTCTTTGTATGCCATTGGCGTCTTTCTTTCGTTTACCATCGCTCAAGTCGGTATGGTTGTTTACTGGCGCCGCGAGAAAAGCAAAGGCTGGACCAGGCGAGCAATTTTAAATGGAGTAGGGGCCATCGTCACTGGTACCGTTGTGTTGGTCATCGCTATTACCAAATTCTTTTATGGCGCCTGGCTGGTGCTTATTTTCATTCCGACAATGATTTATATTTTTAAAAAAGTCCGTCACCACTACAACGATATGTCAGAACAGCTCCAGCTGCCGCCTGAATATACCAATCCTGCCAGCTTGCAGCACCCCCAAGCTAAGAACTTGATCATCGTACCAGTAGCCAGTATTACCCGCGTGGTAGCCCAATCACTCCAGTACGCCAAAACGCTTAGTCCCGATATCCTGGCAGTGCACATTGCTACCGATGACGAAACAGGTCGTAAATTTAAAGAAAAATGGGAGAAATGGAATCCCGATATCCGCTTGGTTATTATTTACTCTCCTTACCGGTTGGTAATTAAGCCATTGCTGGATTATATTGAACAGCTTGAAAGAACCAAGGCGCCGTCTGATTTTATAACCGTCCTGATCCCGGAATTCGAAACAAAAAAGTGGTGGCACAGATTGCTCCATAACCAAACGGGCTGGGTTTTGCGGACGCTGCTTATCTTAAAAGAAAACGTAATTGTCGCTACTATTCCTTATCACCTACAAAAATAA
- a CDS encoding DUF2294 domain-containing protein, with product MAIKKTLLEAEINDAFIKFQRSLIGRGPTEAKTYIIDDMVLIRLKGVLTIEETHLVKTEKGRQIVKQMRQILRETFSEDAENLVARLTGCRVVSSHSDISTKTGERVEIYILDTNLEKQLRDEEKTKVDT from the coding sequence ATGGCTATTAAAAAAACTCTGTTGGAAGCCGAAATTAACGATGCCTTTATTAAGTTTCAGCGCAGCCTCATTGGCCGCGGACCTACGGAAGCCAAGACTTATATTATTGATGATATGGTCTTAATCCGCCTAAAAGGCGTTCTGACGATCGAGGAAACCCATCTTGTCAAAACCGAAAAAGGGCGGCAAATAGTTAAACAAATGCGGCAGATTCTGCGCGAGACATTTAGCGAAGACGCTGAAAACCTGGTAGCCCGCCTCACCGGGTGCCGGGTGGTCAGCAGCCACAGCGACATTAGCACGAAAACGGGCGAGCGGGTGGAAATATATATTCTTGACACAAATTTAGAAAAACAACTCCGTGATGAAGAAAAAACCAAAGTGGACACATAG